In the Burkholderia multivorans ATCC BAA-247 genome, GCCTCCGCGTGCATCGCGGGGTCGACGCCGCGCTCGCCCATCATCACTTCGATGGGGTCGCCCGGTATCAGGTGAATCAGCGCGAACGCGAGGATGGTGATGCCGATGAAGGTCGGAATCACCATGCCCACGCGGCGCAACACGAATCGGAGCATGATGCGTCTCGTCTTTTCTTGTGGGAAATGTGCGACCGGCGACGGGGAGCTCGTGGCCCCCCGCCGCCGGATGGGTAGGTCTCGGTCTTCGTGACAGCTTACGCCTGCCGCGTTACTTCACGCTCACACCATCGAAGCGTGCGTAGCCGAGCGGCTCGATGCGCATGTCGACCACGTTCTTGCGCACCGGCTGGTACACCGTCGAGTTCGCGATCGGCGAGAACGGCAGCTGCTGCGCGAAGATCTGCTGCGCCTGCGTGTAGAGCTTCGTGCGCGCGTCCTGGCCCGTCGTCGTGCGGCCCTTCTGGATCAGGTCGTCGAACGGCTTGTAGCACCAGTGCGAGAAGTTGTTGCCCTTGATCGCCTCGCAGCCGAGCAGCGTGCCGAGCCAGTTGTCGGGATCGCCGTTGTCGCCGGTCCAGCCGATCAGCATCGTGTCCTGCTCGCCGCCGTGCGCGCGCTTGATGTACTCGCCCCACTCGTACGTGACGATCTTCGCCTTCACGCCGATCTTCGCCCAGTCGGCCTGGATCATCTCGGCCATCAGACGTGCGTTCGGGTTGTACGCGCGCTGCACCGGCATCGCCCACAGCGTGATCTCGAAACCGTTCGGATAACCGGCCTTCGCGAGCAGCGCCTTCGCCTTGGCGGTGTCGTAGGCGGGCATCTTCAGGTTCTTGTCGTAGGACCACTGCGTCGGCGGCATCGGCGCATTCGCGGCCTGGCCCGCACCCTGATAGACCGATTCGAGAATCGCCTTCTTGTTGATCGCCATGTCGAGCGCCTGACGCACCTCGAGCTTGTCGACCGGCTTGTGCTCGACGTTGTACGCGAGGTAGCCGAGGTTGAAGCCCGGCTGCGACGGCATGTCGATGTTCGAGTCGGCCTTCAGCGTCGCGATGTCGGCCGGACGCGGATAGCTCATCACCTGGCATTCGTTGCGCTTGATCTTCTGCACGCGCACGCCCGGATCGGGCGTGATCGAGAAGATCAGCTTTGACAGCTTCACTTCGCCCTTCTTCCAGTAATCCGGATTGCCGTCGAAGCGGATCGTCGCGTCCTTCGTGTAGCTGCGGAAGATGAACGGGCCCGTGCCGACCGGCTTCTGGTTGATGTCGGCGGCCTTGCCGGCCTTCATCAGCTGATCCGCGTATTCGGCCGACAGGATCGACGCGAATTCCATCGCCATGTTCTGGATGAACGGCGCGTTCGGTTCGGCAAGCGTGAACTTCACCGTGTACGGATCGACCTTCTCGACCTTCGTGATCAGCTTGTCGAGGCCCATGTCGGTGAAGTACGGGAACGACACCGGATACGCCTTGCGGAACGCGTTGTTCGGATCGAGCATGCGCTCGAACGTGAACACGACGTCGTCCGCGTTGAATTCGCGCGTCGGCTTGAAGAAGTCGGTCGTGTGGAACTTCACGCCGTGGCGCAGGTGGAACGTATAGACCTTGCCGTCGGACGACACGTCCCACTTCTCGGCGAGGCCGGGCTCGACCTTCGTGCCGCCGCGCACGAATTCGACGAGGCGGTTGTAGACGGTGAACGTGGCGGCCGTGAAATCGACGCCGGTCGTGTATTGCGCGGAATCGAAGCCCGCCGGGCTGCCTTCTGAGCAGTAGACGAGCGTTTTGTTCGGGATCTGTGCGAATGCAGAGCCCGCGACGCCGAGCGATGCCGCTGCCACGCCTGCAATGGCGGTAACACGCAGGGTGTGCAACAGACGGTTGTGTTCCATGTTTCCTCCAGGTCTCCAGATCGGAACCGGTCCCTCCCGGGGCCGGCGTACGCGGATATTACTTGAGCAAGCGATTTTGCAACAAGCCGGAGAAAAAACCTCTCTACACGCATTTGCGCGGGTTTTTGCCGATGTTTTGCGCAATCGAAAGCTGTCAACGCGTGCGCGAGCGACGGTTCCGCGCATCGCACGCGTGTTTCCGTCGGCAACTAAACAGGAGGGACGCCGAAGCAGACGTGCAGCGCATGGCCACACGGTGCGCCTTTACCGCGCTTTTGCAGCGTTTTCGCGTATTTCGCGCGCTGCGTTGCACGCGCCGCAACGGCCGGCGCGCGTGCGCTTCATGCGGGCGCGTCGAGGTCCGCGCTGCGTGCGGGGACGAACGCGACCGCGACGATCGACAGCGCGAGCCCCGCCATCACGTAGTACGTCGGCGCGAGCGGCGTGCCCGTCACCTTGATCAGCCACGTGACGATGAACTGGCCGAAGCCGCCGAACAGCATCACCGCGACGTTGTAGGCGATCGATAGTCCGGTCGAGCGCACGTTGGCCGGAAACAGTTCGGCGATCATCGCGCCGAACGGCCCGTAGTAGCCGGCAAGCGTGATCGACAGCACGACCTGCACCGCGATCAGCCGGCCGATGCTCGGCGCGGCGTCGAGCCATGCGAACAGCGGATAGATCAGCGCGAGCGTCAGCACCAGCGACCAGAGCGACAGCCCCTTGCGGCCGATGCGGTCCGACCATGCGCCGGCGAGCGGCGACAGCACGGTCAGCAGCAGATTGCCTGCGATCACCGCATAGAACGATTCCGCGTACGGCAGCTTCAGCTGCTTGACCGCGAAGGTCGGCAGATAGCTGATCAGCACGTAGATCGTCACGGTCAGCGCGATCACCGAGCCGAGCCCGCAGAGCACTTCGCGCGAGTGGCGCGCGAACACTTCGCCGAGCGTCGCGCGGCGCGCGCTCTGCTGCGCGTGCAGAAATGCTTCCGAATCGGCGAGATGGCGGCGGATGTAGAAACCGATCGGGCCGATCATCAGCCCGATGATGAACGGCACGCGCCAGCCCCACGCGCGCAGCGCTTCGGGCGACAGGCCGCGCGTGACGGCGGCGCCGACGACCGCGCCGATCAGCAGCGCGGCGGCCTGGCTCGACATCTGCCAGCTGCCGTAGAAGCCGCGCTTCGAAAACGGCGCGGCCTCGATCAGCAGCGCGGTCGCGCTGCCGAATTCGCCGCCCGCGGAGAAGCCCTGCAGCAGCCGGCCGAACACGATCAGCAACGGGCCGCCGATGCCGATCGCCGCATACGGCGGCGCGACCGCGAGCAGGAAGATGCCGGCCGTCATCAGCAGGATCACGAGCGACAGCGCGGCCTTGCGGCCCGCGCGGTCCGCATACAGGCCGAGCACGATCCCGCCGATCGGACGCATGAAGAACGCGACGCCGAACGTCGCGGTGGTCAGCAGCAGCGACCCGTATTCGCTCGAGGTCGGAAAGAACAGCTCGGCGATCACGACGGCCATGAAGCTGAACACCGTGAAGTCGTACCACTCGAGCGCGTTGCCGATCACCGCAGCGGCCACCGCACGCCGGTTCAGCGCACGCTCGGGGCGGACCGGTTTCGTTGAATTCGCAATCGTCGCCATGCGTGCCTCGTCGTGGAGAGTTCGCCGTCGCGGACGGCGCGGCGTGCGCGTTGCCCCGCGCATCGATGTGCAGCGAGTGTAGAAAGCACCGGAACCGTTTTCAAGCAATAAAAACGCCCGCGTTCGCAGGATCGCGGGCGTTGTGCGGTTTTCACCACATATCGCGGCATCGCACGATGCCGCCGGGCCTCAGCCCATCTTCGAGAACGCGCTGCACCAGCCCTTCGCCGCGACCTGCTTGCCGCCGAACGCCGCGCATGGACCCGACGTCGAGCCCTTCTTGCCCTGGTACAGCATGCAGGCCGCGCAATCCTGGCCCGCTGCATATTTCGGATACTTCGCCTTGTCGACCTTCGTCGCGTCGGCCTTGTAGCCGAGCGCCTGCGCAGTCGGGTCGCTTTCCGACAGCATCGGCGCATCGGCCAGCGCTTCGCGCGACAGCGCCAGCGCGGACACGACGCCGACGCTCGAAATCAGGAAACTCCGACGGGATGTTTTCATGGGGACTCGCTCCAACGTTATCGGTTTGAAAGCTGTTCTGGCGACAGCCGCTACAGCATAACCGCCAAGCGCCGAAACGTGCGTCCCGAAATGCCGGAAATAATGAATTTCACACGGCGCGCCTGCGATGCGCGCCGGCCGCCGTTCGCGCCGCGTCGCGCGAGCGCGCTCTAGCCGTATGCGGCCATCTCGCCCACGCGCTGCGCGAGCGCGAGCGACGCGGTAAGCCCCGGCGATTCGATGCCGAACAGATTCACGAGCCCGCGCACGCCGTGCTGCGCGGCGCCCTGCACGATGAAGTCGGCGGGCGGCTCGCCGGGCCCCGCGACCTTCGGCCGGATGCCCGCGTAGGCGGGCTGCAGCGCGCCGTCGGGCAGCTCGGGCCAGTACGCGCGGATCGATGCGTAGAACGCGTCCGCACGCGCCGGATCGACTTCGTAGCGCAGCGCGTCGATCCATTCGACGTCCGGACCGAAGCGCGCCTGCCCGGCAAGATCGAACGTCAGGTGAATGCCGAGCCCCGCGCGGTCCGGCATCGGATAGACGAGATGCGAGAACGGCGCGCGACCGGACAAGCTGAAGTAGTTGCCGCGCGCGAGATAGAGCGGCGGCACCCAGCGCGGATCGAGGCCGCGCGTGCGGCGCGCGAGCGCCTGCGCGCCGAGGCCCGCGCTATTGATCACGCACGCGGCTTCGATCTCGGTCGGCGCGTCGCCGCCGGTACGCACGACGAAACGCCCGCGGCGCAGCACGTCGATCGATTCGACCGGCGACTTCAGCGCGCATACGGCGCCGTCGCGCTGCGCGTCGCCAAGCAGCGCGAGCATCAGCTGATGGCTGTCGACGATGCCGGTGGACGGCGAGAACAGCGCCTCCACGCATTCGAGCGCGGGCTCGAGCGCCTGCGCTTCGGCGCGCGTGAGCGGCAGCAGATCGAGCACGCCGTTCTCTTCCGCACGTGCGGCGATCGCCTTCAGCTGCTTCACCTGCGAGGCGGTCGTCGCGACGAGCAGCTTGCCGACGCGCCGGTGCGGCACGTGATGCGTGTCGCAGAATTCGTACAGCAGGTCGCGCCCGCGCACGCACGACAGCGCCTTCAGCGATCCGCGCGGATAGTAGAGCCCCGCATGGATCACCTCGCTGTTGCGCGAGCTCGTGCCGGTGCCGATCGCGTCGGCCGCCTCGAGCACGAGCGTCTCTCGTCCGCGCGCGGCCAGCTCCCGCGCGATCGCCAGACCCACGACGCCCGCGCCGATCACTACACAATCCATCTGCTCCATGACTTGTCGCGTCGCTCGCGCGTAGAGGGGAGACAGCGGAATTGTACGTCCCGGTTCGCCCGCCTGCCGATCGCGATGTACGTCTCGTCACGACTGTTACGCATCGCACACGCGGCGCGGCGCGCGCCCGTCGCGCGCCGCTCAGAACCCGATCGGCCTGCGCCGAGCCGAGCCTTCGTCCGCGCGGATGTCGCGCGGCTCGATCGCGTCGCGCCCGTCGAGCCGCGCGGCGCCGAACGCGTGCAGCAGTGCGCGGCGCATCGTGCGCGGCGGCGTCGCGGCCAGCACGTCGAGCGCGGCATCGCCGAGCGTTTCCGGGAAGCGCCGGCCCCACGCGTGCGACATGCGGATCTCGTCGTAGATCGTCTGCGCAATGCGGCGCGCGCCGGCCGCGTCGGGCGGCGCGATCTCGTAGACGTTCATGCGGTTCAGCAGCGGCTCCGGAATCGCGTGCGCGTCGTTCGCGGTCGCGATCCAGATCACGTTGCCCGCATCGATCGGCACTTCGGCGAATTCGTCGACGAAGGCGCGCGCCGTGTCGTGTTCGAGCAGCGCGTAGAGTGCGCCGAGCGGATCGTATTGCGCATCGGCGCCCGCCTTGTCGATTTCGTCGACGGCGATCACGGGGTTCGCATAGCTGCCGTTCACGAGCGCGTCGAACACCTTGCCGGGCTTCGCGTTCTTCCATTGCGACGATGCGCCCGACAGGATCCAGCCGGCCGTCAGCGAACTCATCGGCACGTAGTGATACGCGGTGCCGAGCATCTGCGCGAGCGCCTTCGCGAAATGCGTCTTGCCGATCCCCGGCGGGCCGAGCAGCAGGATCGGCATCAGTTCGAGCCGATCGTCGGTTTCGAGGCAGAGCGCGACCTGCTTGCGCACGTCGTCGAGCGGTTCGGCGAAATTAGGCAGCGCTTCGCCGAGCGCGTCGAACGACGGCATCCGGTTCGGCTTCACGCAGAAACGCAGATTGCCGGTCTTCAGCATCCGCTCGTAGGTTGCGCGCAACGCATCGCTCGCGCTTTCGTTCAAATCGTTCAGTGCCGTCTCGACCTGCTCGAGGTCGTACACCGTGCTGAAAGACGCCACCGCCAGTTCCTGTTTCACCATCGCCGTCGTCATACCAACCTCACCGCTGCTTGCTGTCACACGATCATCAGACCCTTACGATTTTCAGTGTAGCGGCGCGCGTCGCGCGTGCAAGCAAGCAGCCGCGCGAGGCTGCTGCTAACACCGGCCGCGCGCTGCAGGCCCGCGCCGCGCGGCGTATCATCGTCAGTTCACCGGTCGCCGCGCATGGCCGGCGGTGCACCGCGTACCGCGTCCGCTTTCGTCCCCAGGGTATGCCGATGTCCGTCCCCGCCGCTCCTCCGAACGTCGATCCCGACGCGATCCGCGCCGTCGACGCCGCACTGACGTCGCGCCGCTCGGTGCGCGCATTCCTCCCGACGCCGGTGCCGCGCGCGACGCTCGAGGCGATCCTCGAAGCCGCGAGCCGCGCGCCGTCCGGCACGAACATCCAGCCGTGGCACGTGTACGTCGCGACGGGCGCGACGCGCGATGCGCTCGCGGCCGCGCTCACCGCCGCATACGACGATCCCGCGCGCGACGAAAAATACGTCGCCGAATACGACTACTACCCGCGCGAATGGGTCTCGCCGTATATCGACCGGCGCCGCAAGGTCGGCTGGGATCTGTACGGCCTGTTGAACATCGGTCGCGACGAGAAAGCGCGCATGCATGCGCAGCACGCGCGCAATTTCCGCTTCTTCGATGCACCGGTCGCGCTGTTCTTCACGCTCGACCGGATCATGACGCACGGCGCATGGCTCGACTGCGGGATGTTTCTGCAAGGCGTGATGACGGCCGCGCGTGCGCGCGGGCTCGATACGTGCCCGCAGGCCGCGTTCGTGCCGTTTCACCGGATCGTCGCCGAACACCTCGACATCCCGGACAACGAACAGCTCGTCTGCGGGATGTCGCTCGGCTACGCCGATCCGCATGCGGTCGAGAACCGCCTCGTCACCGAGCGCGCGAGCGTCGCCGAGTTCGCGCGTTTTTTCGCTTGAAAACGCGTGACGCGTACCTACTTTTCACAGCATCCGTCCGTCGCCGGCACGCCGATGTGTCGCGCCGGCGCACGGCCGGCAGCGGAACCGCAGCGCGACCGTACCCGAGCCAAAGCGGGACCGCAGTGAGACCGTAGCGGGACCGCATCGTGCTTCGCACCGCTCGCCGCCGCGTGCGGCGACAACGCTGCCGAAATCGATCGGGCGTAAGATGAGCGTCCGTTCCCCACTACCCCGCGTTTCCGGAGAAGCTTCATGCTGAAACACGGCCTGGCCGTCCTGCTCGCGAGCGTCGCGCTCGCCGCCCATGCGCAGAGCCCCGCACCGGCCGTCGTTGCGTGGGAGATCCAGGTCGTGCGCGACGGTCAGACGATCGACACGTTCCAGCAGCAGACCACCGTGGGTCAAACGCGCACCGACACCCATCGCTATCCGTCCGCCGTGCCGGTCGGCTGCGGCAATGCCGCGCGCGTCGTGCCGACCGAGCGTTCGCGCGCCGTCACGGTCGCGCCGCTCGCCGCCGATACGGCGGCCGGCACGGTCTCGCTCGCGCTCGACGTGCAGGAAACGCTCGACGACGAAAGCGCACGGCAGAGCGATCCCTGCATGCCGGCGTCGCCGCGCCAGATCGTCGCGAGCCATCCGGGCCTGTCGGTCGGCGCCGACGCCTGGACCGACTGGACGCTCGTCGAGCAGCATCCGCATCTCGTCTACCGCGTGCGCGCGCACGTCGCGAAGGACTGATCGCCATGGCTGCCGACGCGCTATCCGTCCCGTTCGCCGAACCGCACGCGGCCCCCGACGAAATCACCGCGGTCAGCTGGAACCTGCACAAGGGCCGCTCGCCGCTCGGCTTCACTGCATGGAACGCGATGCGCGACTGGATGCAGTCGACGCACGCGGACGTGTATTTCCTGCAGGAAGCGATGGCGCGGCGCATGCCGCGGCCGGTGCTCGCGCAGGGCTTCGGCGCGCCGATGGACGATGTCGACGACGACGTCTGGCACTGCCAGGCGACCGAGATCGCCCGCGCGCTCGACTGGCAGATCGCGCTC is a window encoding:
- a CDS encoding ABC transporter substrate-binding protein; this translates as MEHNRLLHTLRVTAIAGVAAASLGVAGSAFAQIPNKTLVYCSEGSPAGFDSAQYTTGVDFTAATFTVYNRLVEFVRGGTKVEPGLAEKWDVSSDGKVYTFHLRHGVKFHTTDFFKPTREFNADDVVFTFERMLDPNNAFRKAYPVSFPYFTDMGLDKLITKVEKVDPYTVKFTLAEPNAPFIQNMAMEFASILSAEYADQLMKAGKAADINQKPVGTGPFIFRSYTKDATIRFDGNPDYWKKGEVKLSKLIFSITPDPGVRVQKIKRNECQVMSYPRPADIATLKADSNIDMPSQPGFNLGYLAYNVEHKPVDKLEVRQALDMAINKKAILESVYQGAGQAANAPMPPTQWSYDKNLKMPAYDTAKAKALLAKAGYPNGFEITLWAMPVQRAYNPNARLMAEMIQADWAKIGVKAKIVTYEWGEYIKRAHGGEQDTMLIGWTGDNGDPDNWLGTLLGCEAIKGNNFSHWCYKPFDDLIQKGRTTTGQDARTKLYTQAQQIFAQQLPFSPIANSTVYQPVRKNVVDMRIEPLGYARFDGVSVK
- a CDS encoding MFS transporter, which translates into the protein MATIANSTKPVRPERALNRRAVAAAVIGNALEWYDFTVFSFMAVVIAELFFPTSSEYGSLLLTTATFGVAFFMRPIGGIVLGLYADRAGRKAALSLVILLMTAGIFLLAVAPPYAAIGIGGPLLIVFGRLLQGFSAGGEFGSATALLIEAAPFSKRGFYGSWQMSSQAAALLIGAVVGAAVTRGLSPEALRAWGWRVPFIIGLMIGPIGFYIRRHLADSEAFLHAQQSARRATLGEVFARHSREVLCGLGSVIALTVTIYVLISYLPTFAVKQLKLPYAESFYAVIAGNLLLTVLSPLAGAWSDRIGRKGLSLWSLVLTLALIYPLFAWLDAAPSIGRLIAVQVVLSITLAGYYGPFGAMIAELFPANVRSTGLSIAYNVAVMLFGGFGQFIVTWLIKVTGTPLAPTYYVMAGLALSIVAVAFVPARSADLDAPA
- a CDS encoding high-potential iron-sulfur protein, which translates into the protein MKTSRRSFLISSVGVVSALALSREALADAPMLSESDPTAQALGYKADATKVDKAKYPKYAAGQDCAACMLYQGKKGSTSGPCAAFGGKQVAAKGWCSAFSKMG
- a CDS encoding NAD(P)/FAD-dependent oxidoreductase yields the protein MEQMDCVVIGAGVVGLAIARELAARGRETLVLEAADAIGTGTSSRNSEVIHAGLYYPRGSLKALSCVRGRDLLYEFCDTHHVPHRRVGKLLVATTASQVKQLKAIAARAEENGVLDLLPLTRAEAQALEPALECVEALFSPSTGIVDSHQLMLALLGDAQRDGAVCALKSPVESIDVLRRGRFVVRTGGDAPTEIEAACVINSAGLGAQALARRTRGLDPRWVPPLYLARGNYFSLSGRAPFSHLVYPMPDRAGLGIHLTFDLAGQARFGPDVEWIDALRYEVDPARADAFYASIRAYWPELPDGALQPAYAGIRPKVAGPGEPPADFIVQGAAQHGVRGLVNLFGIESPGLTASLALAQRVGEMAAYG
- a CDS encoding AAA family ATPase; translated protein: MTTAMVKQELAVASFSTVYDLEQVETALNDLNESASDALRATYERMLKTGNLRFCVKPNRMPSFDALGEALPNFAEPLDDVRKQVALCLETDDRLELMPILLLGPPGIGKTHFAKALAQMLGTAYHYVPMSSLTAGWILSGASSQWKNAKPGKVFDALVNGSYANPVIAVDEIDKAGADAQYDPLGALYALLEHDTARAFVDEFAEVPIDAGNVIWIATANDAHAIPEPLLNRMNVYEIAPPDAAGARRIAQTIYDEIRMSHAWGRRFPETLGDAALDVLAATPPRTMRRALLHAFGAARLDGRDAIEPRDIRADEGSARRRPIGF
- a CDS encoding nitroreductase, producing MSVPAAPPNVDPDAIRAVDAALTSRRSVRAFLPTPVPRATLEAILEAASRAPSGTNIQPWHVYVATGATRDALAAALTAAYDDPARDEKYVAEYDYYPREWVSPYIDRRRKVGWDLYGLLNIGRDEKARMHAQHARNFRFFDAPVALFFTLDRIMTHGAWLDCGMFLQGVMTAARARGLDTCPQAAFVPFHRIVAEHLDIPDNEQLVCGMSLGYADPHAVENRLVTERASVAEFARFFA